In one window of Candidatus Methylomirabilis limnetica DNA:
- a CDS encoding DUF4258 domain-containing protein, translating into MALLDDIRVKIAARHYEFSKHAVDQTIIRDISVAELEEAISNRSEVIEDYPEDKYWPSCLVLGFTGGGRPLHIQCSYPSRPLIKIVTVYEPDPDIWIDFRIRKTD; encoded by the coding sequence ATGGCACTACTTGATGACATCCGCGTGAAGATCGCTGCACGGCATTACGAATTCTCGAAGCACGCCGTAGATCAGACGATCATACGGGACATCAGCGTCGCCGAGCTGGAAGAGGCGATATCGAATCGAAGCGAGGTGATTGAGGACTATCCCGAGGACAAGTATTGGCCAAGCTGCCTGGTCCTGGGATTCACAGGTGGTGGCCGGCCACTGCACATTCAATGCAGCTACCCATCCCGGCCGCTGATCAAGATCGTCACGGTTTACGAGCCCGATCCGGACATCTGGA